From a region of the Myxococcaceae bacterium JPH2 genome:
- a CDS encoding thymidine phosphorylase encodes MQPYELIKAKRDGQKLDPSDIRAFIEAYTAGTVADYQMAAMCMAIFFKGLDARELGAWARAMLESGEVLDLSDTPAVKVDKHSTGGVGDKVSLSLAPLAAACGVPVPMISGRGLGHTGGTLDKLESIPGFRVDLPTSEYRRLVREVGCCLIGQTAQVAPADKKLYALRDVTATVDCIPLIASSIMSKKLAEGIDALVLDVKVGSGAFMKTVDDARTLARTMIGLGAEMNRKVVALLTDMDQPLGRQIGNALEVREAVDMLRGDAPEDYTEITYALTAEMLVLGKKAGSVAEAREKLRKSVEDGSAVRKLKEIVQSQGGDPHAIDDYSLLPTARSTVDVVAPADGFVTSIHTEGVGLAAVALGAGRQRVDSRIDPAVGFTLLKKVGDAVTRGEPMVRVHYNDAAPVEDVKARLLAAYRVGAQAPAPRPLVIERVE; translated from the coding sequence GTGCAACCCTACGAGCTCATCAAGGCCAAGCGCGACGGCCAGAAGCTGGACCCGTCGGACATCCGGGCATTCATCGAGGCATACACCGCGGGCACGGTAGCGGACTACCAGATGGCCGCCATGTGCATGGCCATCTTCTTCAAGGGGCTGGACGCGCGGGAGCTGGGCGCGTGGGCCCGGGCGATGCTGGAGTCCGGCGAGGTGCTGGACCTCTCGGACACGCCGGCGGTGAAGGTGGACAAGCACTCCACGGGAGGCGTGGGGGACAAGGTCTCCCTGAGCCTGGCGCCCCTGGCGGCGGCCTGTGGCGTGCCGGTGCCCATGATTTCAGGCCGAGGCCTGGGCCACACGGGCGGGACGCTGGACAAGCTGGAGTCCATCCCCGGCTTCCGGGTGGACCTGCCCACCAGCGAGTACCGTCGGCTGGTGCGCGAGGTGGGCTGCTGCCTCATCGGCCAGACGGCGCAGGTGGCGCCCGCCGACAAGAAGCTCTACGCCCTGCGCGACGTGACGGCGACGGTGGACTGCATCCCGCTGATTGCCTCGTCCATCATGAGCAAGAAGCTGGCGGAGGGCATCGACGCCCTCGTGCTGGACGTGAAGGTGGGCAGCGGCGCGTTCATGAAGACCGTGGATGACGCCCGCACGCTGGCGCGCACCATGATTGGCCTGGGCGCGGAGATGAACCGCAAGGTCGTGGCGCTGCTGACGGACATGGACCAGCCGCTGGGCCGGCAGATTGGCAACGCGCTGGAGGTCCGCGAGGCGGTGGACATGCTCCGCGGCGACGCGCCCGAGGACTACACCGAAATCACCTACGCGCTCACGGCGGAGATGCTGGTGCTGGGCAAGAAGGCCGGCTCGGTGGCCGAGGCCCGCGAGAAGCTGCGCAAGTCGGTGGAGGACGGCAGCGCGGTGCGCAAGCTCAAGGAGATCGTCCAGTCGCAGGGCGGCGACCCGCACGCCATCGACGACTACTCGCTCCTGCCCACGGCGCGGTCCACCGTGGACGTGGTGGCGCCCGCGGATGGCTTCGTGACGAGCATCCACACCGAGGGCGTGGGCCTGGCCGCGGTGGCGCTCGGCGCGGGCCGCCAGCGCGTGGACAGCCGCATCGACCCGGCGGTGGGCTTCACCCTGCTGAAGAAGGTGGGGGACGCGGTGACGCGCGGCGAGCCGATGGTGCGCGTGCACTACAACGACGCGGCCCCCGTGGAGGACGTGAAGGCGCGCCTGCTGGCCGCCTACCGCGTGGGAGCCCAGGCGCCCGCGCCGCGTCCGCTCGTCATCGAGCGGGTGGAGTAG
- a CDS encoding BMP family ABC transporter substrate-binding protein, whose protein sequence is MQRRLLVLALAALACACSKKKEEPSSGPAPTPAATAQAAEKAPNAVGLVIDVGGRGDHSFNDAALRGLELWASGKRYEGGRYVDASAEELRESISSDLASIAPNIKPLAVKPLVLQSKAQEDYAPNLQLLVEQGAQLTIGNGYMLANAVRDVATENPKSLFLLIDSQVLDAQGKARQLPNVRTILFKEQEGSFLVGALAGLVTKTGKVGFVGGIEVPLIKRFETGYRAGVMTTNPKAAASLMGVYTGSFNSVAAGKQVAQDLIAKGADVVFHAAGADGLGVIQAVKEARAAGKSVYAIGVDSDQSHLAPDAILTSMVKHTDLAVYQASRDLLDGKLLAGEQVLGLKENGVGMADVRVDFPGKAEALQKVEALRQRIVAGQLSVPGTQAELASFQAVAP, encoded by the coding sequence ATGCAACGCCGACTCCTGGTCCTCGCCCTGGCCGCGCTTGCGTGCGCGTGCTCCAAGAAGAAGGAAGAGCCGTCTTCGGGCCCCGCCCCGACCCCGGCCGCCACCGCCCAGGCGGCCGAGAAGGCCCCCAACGCCGTGGGACTCGTCATCGACGTGGGCGGGCGCGGCGACCACTCCTTCAACGACGCGGCCCTCCGAGGCCTGGAGCTGTGGGCGTCCGGCAAGCGCTACGAGGGCGGCCGCTACGTGGACGCCTCGGCCGAGGAGCTGCGCGAGTCCATTTCCTCGGACCTGGCCTCCATCGCCCCGAACATCAAGCCCCTGGCGGTCAAGCCGCTGGTCCTCCAGAGCAAGGCCCAGGAGGACTACGCCCCCAACCTCCAGCTCCTCGTCGAGCAGGGCGCGCAGCTCACCATCGGCAATGGCTACATGCTGGCCAACGCCGTGCGCGACGTGGCCACGGAGAACCCGAAGTCCCTCTTCCTGCTCATCGACAGCCAGGTGCTGGATGCGCAGGGCAAGGCGCGGCAGCTCCCCAACGTGCGCACCATCCTGTTCAAGGAGCAGGAGGGCAGCTTCCTCGTGGGCGCGCTCGCGGGGCTGGTGACGAAGACGGGCAAGGTGGGCTTCGTGGGAGGCATCGAGGTGCCGCTCATCAAGCGCTTCGAGACGGGCTACCGCGCGGGCGTCATGACGACGAACCCGAAGGCGGCGGCGAGCCTGATGGGCGTCTACACGGGCAGCTTCAACAGCGTGGCGGCCGGCAAGCAGGTGGCGCAGGACCTCATCGCCAAGGGCGCGGACGTCGTCTTCCACGCGGCGGGCGCGGACGGGCTGGGCGTCATCCAGGCGGTGAAGGAGGCGCGCGCGGCGGGCAAGAGCGTGTACGCCATCGGCGTGGACTCGGACCAGTCGCACCTGGCGCCGGACGCCATCCTCACGTCCATGGTGAAGCACACCGACCTCGCGGTGTACCAGGCGTCGCGCGACCTGCTCGACGGCAAGCTCCTGGCGGGTGAGCAGGTGCTCGGGCTGAAGGAGAACGGCGTGGGCATGGCCGACGTGCGCGTGGACTTCCCGGGCAAGGCGGAGGCGCTCCAGAAGGTGGAGGCGCTGCGCCAGCGCATCGTGGCGGGTCAGCTCTCGGTGCCGGGCACGCAGGCGGAACTCGCCTCCTTCCAGGCTGTCGCGCCCTGA
- a CDS encoding ABC transporter ATP-binding protein, which yields MSLDIREGELLAVVGENGAGKSSLMNVLYGLYQPDAGELVLDGQPVRFKSPRDAIARGIGMVHQHFMLVPTLSVAENVVLGREPTRRGVFDVERACEEVAATCQRFGFQLEPRARVDTLTVGSQQKVEIVKALHRGAQVLILDEPTAVLTPQEAEELARVMRGLVAQGRTVVLISHKLEEVLGVSSRVAVMRRGRLVTEVRAQDTTAAALSSLMVGDCQPVAAQVSTEAHAPGPVVLDAKDLKAVGDNGRPALRGVSLTVHAGEIVGIAGVDGNGQRELAEVLTGLRSLESGEGTLLGGGLGRLTPAEARRRGVGHVPEDRLRRAVVKDMTVEENVALGRHAQPPFAKGPWVDFAGRRERAEKLLRDYDVRPPDPELPLRALSGGNQQKVVVARELDADPKLLVVVQPTRGLDIGAVAQVHARLREARARGAGVLMVSLDLEEVLALSDRVYVLFEGRVTGTFTRAEFDERELGRRMTGAEAAHG from the coding sequence GTGTCGCTCGACATCCGCGAGGGCGAGCTGCTCGCGGTGGTGGGCGAGAACGGCGCGGGCAAGTCCAGCCTGATGAACGTGCTGTACGGGCTGTACCAGCCGGACGCCGGAGAGCTGGTGCTGGACGGTCAGCCCGTGCGCTTCAAGAGTCCGCGCGACGCCATCGCGCGCGGCATCGGCATGGTGCACCAGCACTTCATGCTCGTGCCCACGCTGAGCGTGGCGGAGAACGTGGTGCTCGGCCGCGAGCCCACCCGCCGTGGCGTGTTCGACGTGGAGCGCGCGTGCGAGGAGGTGGCCGCCACCTGCCAGCGCTTCGGGTTCCAGTTGGAGCCGCGCGCCCGCGTGGACACGCTCACGGTGGGCTCGCAGCAGAAGGTGGAGATCGTCAAGGCGCTGCACCGAGGCGCCCAGGTGCTCATCCTCGATGAGCCCACCGCGGTCCTCACGCCCCAGGAGGCCGAGGAGCTGGCGCGCGTCATGCGCGGACTCGTGGCACAGGGGCGCACCGTGGTGCTCATCAGCCACAAGCTCGAGGAGGTGCTCGGCGTCTCCAGTCGCGTGGCGGTGATGCGCCGAGGCCGGCTGGTGACGGAGGTCCGTGCGCAAGACACCACCGCCGCCGCGCTGTCCTCGCTCATGGTGGGCGACTGCCAGCCCGTCGCGGCCCAGGTGTCGACCGAGGCGCATGCGCCGGGGCCCGTGGTGCTCGACGCGAAGGACCTCAAGGCCGTGGGCGACAACGGCCGCCCCGCCCTTCGAGGCGTGAGCCTGACAGTGCACGCGGGAGAAATCGTCGGCATCGCGGGCGTGGACGGCAACGGTCAGCGCGAGCTGGCCGAGGTGCTCACCGGACTGCGCTCGCTGGAGAGCGGTGAGGGCACGTTGCTCGGCGGTGGCCTGGGACGCTTGACGCCCGCCGAGGCGCGCCGCCGGGGCGTGGGCCACGTGCCCGAGGATCGCCTGCGCCGCGCGGTGGTGAAGGACATGACGGTGGAGGAGAACGTGGCCCTGGGCCGACACGCCCAGCCTCCCTTCGCCAAGGGCCCGTGGGTGGACTTCGCCGGGCGCCGCGAGCGGGCGGAGAAGCTGCTGCGGGACTACGACGTGCGCCCGCCGGACCCCGAGCTGCCGCTGCGCGCGCTGTCCGGAGGCAACCAGCAGAAGGTCGTGGTGGCGCGCGAGCTGGACGCCGACCCGAAGCTGCTCGTGGTGGTGCAGCCCACGCGCGGGTTGGACATCGGCGCGGTGGCGCAGGTGCACGCCCGGCTGCGCGAGGCGCGAGCCCGAGGCGCGGGAGTGTTGATGGTGTCGCTGGACCTGGAGGAAGTGCTGGCGCTGTCCGACCGCGTCTATGTGCTGTTCGAGGGCCGGGTGACGGGCACGTTCACGCGCGCCGAGTTCGACGAGCGCGAGCTGGGCCGCCGCATGACGGGAGCGGAGGCGGCCCATGGGTGA
- a CDS encoding ABC transporter permease → MGERARQALPSVLSVLLALVLCWIAIAMTRDVDTATRAYLQMFWGGVGNWPAFLDGGPVSALTRPLGEAAMKAALLTLTGLSVAVAFKVGLFNIGAQGQMILGALAAAVVGAQLNVPAVFHIPAALAAAALAGGLWAGIAATLRIRRGVHEVISTIMLNWVAVSLVDNWLVIGPLKAVAQGQQSSITGTAEILSSAQLPRLLGDLSRLNLGFPLALAAAVGVDLWLKRLRVGFETRAVGLGPDAARTAGIPVAWRTGQAMVLAGAMAGLAGAVLVLGTEGRYPGTLGAPYGFDGIAIALIGNNNPLGLTVAALVFGVLRAGGTRMQLLGVHKSFPELIQGLALLFVAGRLIWLAVLRRRPRAVVAPAAPVVEVPRA, encoded by the coding sequence ATGGGTGAGCGCGCGAGGCAGGCCCTCCCCTCGGTGCTGTCGGTGCTCCTGGCGCTGGTGCTGTGTTGGATCGCCATCGCGATGACTCGCGACGTGGACACCGCCACCCGCGCCTATCTCCAGATGTTCTGGGGCGGCGTGGGCAACTGGCCCGCGTTCCTCGACGGCGGACCGGTGAGCGCCCTCACCCGCCCGCTCGGCGAGGCCGCGATGAAGGCGGCGCTGCTGACGCTCACGGGCTTGTCCGTGGCGGTGGCCTTCAAGGTCGGCCTGTTCAACATCGGCGCGCAGGGGCAGATGATTCTGGGCGCGCTCGCCGCGGCGGTGGTGGGTGCGCAGCTGAACGTGCCCGCGGTGTTCCACATCCCGGCCGCACTGGCGGCCGCCGCGCTCGCCGGAGGCTTGTGGGCTGGCATCGCCGCCACGCTGCGCATCCGGCGCGGCGTGCACGAGGTCATCTCCACCATCATGCTGAACTGGGTAGCGGTGAGCCTGGTGGACAACTGGCTCGTCATCGGGCCGCTCAAGGCCGTGGCCCAGGGGCAGCAGTCCTCCATCACCGGCACCGCGGAGATCCTCTCCAGCGCGCAGCTGCCGCGCCTGTTGGGCGACCTGTCTCGCCTCAACCTGGGCTTCCCGCTGGCGCTCGCCGCGGCGGTGGGTGTGGACCTGTGGCTCAAGCGCCTGCGCGTGGGCTTCGAGACGCGCGCGGTGGGCCTGGGACCGGACGCGGCGCGCACGGCGGGCATCCCCGTGGCGTGGCGCACGGGACAGGCCATGGTGCTGGCGGGCGCCATGGCGGGACTTGCGGGCGCGGTGCTGGTGCTCGGCACCGAGGGGCGCTACCCCGGCACGCTCGGCGCACCCTATGGCTTCGACGGCATCGCCATCGCGCTCATCGGCAACAACAATCCCCTGGGCCTCACCGTGGCGGCGCTCGTCTTCGGCGTGCTGCGCGCGGGAGGCACACGCATGCAGCTGTTGGGTGTGCACAAGAGCTTCCCGGAGCTGATTCAAGGGCTGGCGCTGCTGTTCGTCGCGGGCCGGCTCATCTGGCTCGCCGTCCTGCGCCGCCGGCCTCGCGCCGTGGTCGCGCCCGCCGCTCCGGTGGTGGAGGTCCCCCGTGCTTGA
- a CDS encoding ABC transporter permease translates to MLEVLHSLLFSTLDAAPALVFAALGAVLSERAGVVDVGVEGMMRAGAFCAAVAALAMPTPLAVLVGMGAGAGMAAIHGWLCIRWRSDQVVSGMALNLVALAGGTFLLESLFGPNGTPPITQLSRWDIPGLASVPVLGALSGHAAPTYLALLLPFLFQGLLTRTPLGLRLRAVGDKPHAVATLGLSVPALRWGAVVGGGLLAGLGGAVLSTAVLDRFEQHTPAGLGFMALAAMVFGRWTPVGAFLAALFFAFGNALRIGLASSAPHLMDLVPQGVLLALPYLMTLVLLGLQGQRSSAPAALGVPFEQESR, encoded by the coding sequence GTGCTTGAGGTGCTCCACTCGCTGCTGTTCTCCACGCTGGACGCGGCACCGGCCCTGGTGTTCGCCGCGCTGGGCGCCGTACTGTCCGAGCGCGCGGGCGTGGTGGACGTGGGCGTCGAGGGAATGATGCGCGCGGGCGCCTTCTGCGCGGCCGTGGCGGCCCTGGCGATGCCCACCCCCCTCGCGGTGCTGGTGGGCATGGGCGCGGGCGCCGGCATGGCGGCCATCCACGGCTGGCTGTGCATCCGCTGGCGCTCGGACCAGGTGGTGTCCGGCATGGCGCTCAACCTCGTGGCGCTCGCGGGCGGCACCTTCCTGCTCGAGTCCCTCTTCGGCCCCAACGGCACGCCGCCCATCACCCAGCTGTCGCGCTGGGACATCCCGGGACTTGCCTCGGTGCCCGTGCTGGGCGCGCTCTCCGGACACGCCGCGCCTACCTACCTTGCGCTCCTGCTGCCCTTCCTCTTCCAGGGGCTGCTGACGCGCACGCCGCTGGGCCTGCGACTGCGCGCCGTGGGCGACAAGCCGCACGCGGTGGCCACGCTCGGCCTGTCCGTGCCCGCGCTGCGCTGGGGCGCGGTGGTGGGCGGGGGACTCCTGGCCGGACTCGGGGGCGCGGTGCTCTCCACGGCCGTATTGGATCGCTTCGAGCAGCACACTCCCGCGGGGCTCGGCTTCATGGCCCTGGCCGCCATGGTCTTCGGTCGCTGGACGCCCGTGGGCGCATTCCTCGCCGCGCTCTTCTTCGCGTTCGGAAACGCGCTGCGCATTGGCCTCGCGTCCAGCGCGCCCCACTTGATGGACCTCGTACCGCAGGGCGTCTTGCTCGCCCTCCCCTATCTGATGACATTGGTCCTGCTGGGCCTGCAGGGACAGCGCAGCAGTGCCCCCGCCGCCCTCGGTGTCCCCTTCGAGCAGGAGTCCCGCTGA
- a CDS encoding hybrid sensor histidine kinase/response regulator translates to MRETTGTTAANRPRVLAVDVESGGAERVRSILAPAGYDVLPARGTTAALEAAAHQTADLVLLDVERAGTVGLEAFRRLREELRRPSLPILMLTPSADRQTRREVLEAGVDDLLITEPLDAQELKVRVHTLLELKSHREDSGPREALQDPRQRWVRMERLARVGTLAADVAQQLGQLGEGLQRALEHVRSRAAQGLAPDPEELHRLGHAGEQMRLHGQHLLSLGPTGPADIQRFDLRTLVPEVLKRMRAKGRLGQADVRMVLPEDPIGGVFNRRQLEQVLVELVSNAVDALEDVTDRPRVVHVGVELPDMFGDFGPRFFVKDNGIGIFEDELQAVFAPYYTTKAPDRNVGLGLTVARTLVESMGGKLMARSLVNVGSTFTVELPEQTASW, encoded by the coding sequence ATGCGGGAGACGACGGGAACGACCGCGGCGAACCGACCGCGAGTCCTGGCGGTGGACGTGGAGTCGGGAGGCGCGGAGCGAGTCCGCTCCATCCTGGCACCCGCGGGCTATGACGTCCTGCCCGCGCGGGGAACCACCGCGGCGCTCGAGGCCGCGGCACACCAAACCGCGGACTTGGTGCTCCTGGACGTGGAGCGCGCCGGCACGGTGGGGCTCGAGGCCTTCCGGCGCCTGCGCGAGGAGCTGCGGCGGCCCTCGCTGCCCATCCTCATGCTCACGCCGTCCGCGGATCGCCAGACGCGCCGCGAGGTGCTGGAGGCCGGCGTGGATGACCTGCTCATCACCGAGCCACTGGACGCACAGGAGCTGAAGGTGCGCGTCCACACCCTGCTCGAGCTGAAGTCCCACCGCGAGGACAGCGGGCCGCGCGAGGCACTCCAGGATCCACGCCAGCGCTGGGTCCGCATGGAGCGGCTGGCGCGCGTGGGGACGCTGGCGGCGGACGTGGCGCAGCAGCTCGGCCAGCTGGGGGAAGGACTCCAGCGAGCACTGGAGCACGTGCGCTCGCGAGCGGCCCAGGGCCTGGCTCCGGATCCCGAGGAACTGCACCGCCTGGGGCACGCGGGCGAGCAGATGCGGCTGCACGGCCAGCACCTGCTGTCGCTCGGTCCGACGGGCCCGGCGGACATCCAGCGCTTCGACCTGCGAACCCTGGTGCCCGAGGTCCTCAAGCGCATGCGCGCGAAGGGACGATTGGGCCAGGCGGACGTGCGGATGGTGCTGCCGGAGGACCCCATCGGCGGCGTGTTCAACCGGCGTCAGCTGGAGCAGGTGCTGGTGGAGCTGGTGAGCAACGCCGTGGACGCACTGGAAGACGTCACGGATCGGCCGCGCGTGGTGCATGTGGGCGTGGAGCTGCCCGACATGTTCGGCGACTTCGGGCCCCGCTTCTTCGTGAAGGACAACGGCATCGGCATCTTCGAGGACGAGCTGCAGGCCGTCTTCGCGCCGTACTACACGACCAAGGCGCCCGACCGGAACGTGGGGCTGGGCCTCACCGTGGCGCGCACCTTGGTGGAGTCCATGGGTGGCAAGCTCATGGCGAGGAGCCTCGTCAACGTGGGCAGCACCTTCACGGTGGAGCTGCCCGAGCAGACAGCCTCCTGGTAG
- a CDS encoding phospho-sugar mutase yields MDTTGLRERAEAWRQADPDPETAAELAQVLAGGDLADLADRFAGDLEFGTAGLRGVLGAGPNRMNRAVVRRTTAGLARYLKAHVPDVTTRGVVVGRDARRLSQELAEDTAAVLAAEGIPALFFPEPVPTPVTAFAVLHLGAAAAVMVTASHNPPEYNGYKVYWGNGAQIIPPHDKGIAAAIARVEPANQVPLRPAAEARAKGLWRDLPASVGEAYLSAIQGLRLHGRGSASLSIVYTAMHGVGGVWAERALRDAGFARVTPVAEQHVPDGRFPTVRFPNPEEPGAMDLSLATAERVKADLVLANDPDADRLAVMARENHGALRMLTGNEVGVLLGHYVLTQGTKRARPHVVTTIVSSTQLGELARALDAAYDEVLTGFKWIANRALERERAEGTQFVFGYEEALGYTVGTVTRDKDGVGAALVFADLAAWCESRGTTVLGYLEEIQRRFGLHVGAQRNVTLPGASGAQAIRGIMEGFRASPPARIGGEAVRAVRDYQRGDGGLPPSNVLAYELEGGARVTLRPSGTEPKIKYYFERKEALSPSESLATARERAEAKLATFIDAFLVLARERGQPA; encoded by the coding sequence ATGGACACCACCGGACTGAGAGAGCGGGCGGAGGCGTGGCGTCAGGCGGATCCGGATCCCGAGACCGCGGCGGAGCTGGCGCAGGTTCTCGCGGGCGGTGACCTGGCGGACCTCGCGGACCGCTTCGCGGGCGACCTGGAGTTCGGCACCGCGGGGCTGCGCGGGGTGCTCGGCGCGGGTCCGAACCGGATGAACCGTGCCGTGGTGCGCCGCACCACCGCGGGACTGGCGCGCTATCTCAAGGCCCATGTGCCCGACGTGACGACGCGGGGCGTGGTGGTGGGCCGCGACGCGCGGCGCCTGAGCCAGGAGCTGGCCGAGGACACCGCCGCGGTCCTCGCCGCCGAGGGCATCCCCGCGCTCTTCTTCCCCGAGCCGGTGCCCACCCCTGTCACGGCCTTCGCCGTGCTGCACCTGGGCGCCGCCGCGGCGGTGATGGTGACCGCCAGCCACAACCCCCCCGAGTACAACGGCTACAAGGTCTACTGGGGCAACGGCGCGCAGATCATCCCCCCGCACGACAAGGGCATCGCCGCCGCCATCGCTCGCGTGGAGCCGGCCAATCAGGTGCCGCTGCGCCCCGCCGCCGAGGCTCGGGCGAAGGGCCTGTGGCGCGACCTGCCGGCCTCGGTGGGCGAGGCGTACTTGAGCGCCATCCAGGGACTGCGCCTGCACGGGCGCGGCTCCGCGTCGCTGTCCATCGTGTACACCGCGATGCACGGCGTGGGCGGCGTGTGGGCCGAGCGGGCCCTGCGGGATGCGGGCTTCGCGCGCGTCACCCCGGTGGCCGAGCAGCACGTGCCCGACGGGCGCTTCCCCACGGTGCGCTTCCCCAATCCCGAGGAGCCGGGCGCGATGGACCTGTCGCTCGCCACCGCGGAGCGCGTGAAGGCGGACCTGGTGCTCGCCAATGATCCGGACGCGGACCGGCTCGCGGTGATGGCGCGGGAGAATCACGGCGCGCTGCGCATGCTCACCGGCAACGAGGTGGGCGTGCTGCTCGGGCACTACGTCCTCACGCAGGGGACCAAGCGCGCGCGTCCGCACGTGGTGACGACCATCGTGTCGTCCACGCAGCTGGGCGAGCTGGCGCGCGCGCTGGACGCCGCCTACGACGAGGTGCTCACCGGCTTCAAGTGGATCGCCAACCGCGCGCTGGAGCGCGAGCGCGCCGAGGGCACGCAGTTCGTCTTCGGCTACGAAGAGGCGCTCGGCTACACCGTGGGCACCGTGACGCGCGACAAGGACGGCGTGGGCGCGGCGCTGGTGTTCGCGGACCTGGCGGCGTGGTGCGAGTCGCGTGGCACCACGGTGCTCGGTTACCTGGAAGAGATCCAGCGGCGCTTCGGTCTGCACGTGGGCGCGCAGCGCAACGTGACGCTGCCGGGCGCCTCGGGGGCCCAGGCCATCCGCGGCATCATGGAGGGCTTCCGTGCGTCGCCGCCCGCGCGCATCGGAGGCGAGGCCGTGCGCGCCGTGCGCGACTACCAGCGCGGTGACGGCGGACTGCCCCCGTCCAACGTGCTGGCGTATGAGTTGGAAGGCGGCGCGCGCGTCACGCTGCGGCCCTCCGGCACCGAGCCGAAGATCAAATACTACTTCGAGCGCAAGGAAGCGCTGTCACCCAGCGAGTCCCTGGCCACGGCCCGCGAGCGCGCCGAGGCCAAGCTGGCCACGTTCATCGACGCGTTTCTGGTGCTGGCGCGTGAGCGAGGCCAGCCGGCCTGA
- a CDS encoding TraR/DksA C4-type zinc finger protein gives MTPKQREAYLQQLLALHAELTGKAPQRIEPNRTDDARVGGDEDEQPLNEMMQAIASSRNRNTDGVLARVVKALGKLREDPDSFGECEECGDDIPTGRLQAMPYAEFCVACQGGKDGPKARATRRKLTDYT, from the coding sequence GTGACGCCGAAACAGCGAGAGGCCTACCTGCAGCAGCTTCTGGCGCTCCACGCGGAGCTGACGGGCAAGGCCCCCCAGCGCATCGAGCCCAATCGCACGGACGATGCGCGCGTGGGCGGCGATGAGGACGAGCAGCCGCTCAACGAGATGATGCAGGCCATCGCCTCCAGTCGGAATCGCAACACGGATGGCGTGTTGGCCCGCGTGGTGAAGGCCCTGGGCAAGCTGCGCGAGGACCCGGACTCCTTTGGTGAGTGCGAGGAGTGCGGCGACGACATCCCCACCGGCCGCCTTCAGGCGATGCCCTACGCGGAGTTCTGCGTGGCATGTCAGGGCGGGAAGGATGGGCCCAAGGCCCGGGCCACCCGGCGCAAGCTCACCGACTACACCTGA
- the deoC gene encoding deoxyribose-phosphate aldolase, translating into MSDSEDFFKAVEELADHARRRMLAWAEARGAVPPGATAEAETTAEDSTVEVLVEPARREPGVKTATARVPPDAIRGAADLAPYIDHTLLKPDARTEDVVRVAEEARQYSFATVCVNSVHVATAARVLAGAHAVPIAVVGFPLGASLPAAKAFEARESIRAGAREIDMVINVGALKARDYRLVHQDIAAVVEASHPLPVKVILETGLLTDEEKVVACALSKAAGAAFVKTSTGFGPGGATVKDIELMRQTVGDDVGVKASGGVRSAEDALKMIRAGANRIGASSSVAIVTGQISTAQY; encoded by the coding sequence ATGTCCGACTCCGAGGACTTCTTCAAAGCCGTTGAGGAGCTTGCTGACCACGCCCGCCGCCGCATGCTCGCCTGGGCTGAGGCCCGGGGAGCGGTGCCGCCCGGCGCGACCGCCGAGGCCGAGACGACCGCCGAGGACTCGACCGTGGAAGTGCTCGTGGAGCCCGCGCGGCGTGAGCCCGGCGTGAAGACCGCCACCGCGCGCGTTCCTCCTGACGCCATTCGCGGCGCGGCCGACCTGGCGCCCTACATCGACCACACGCTGCTCAAGCCCGATGCGCGCACCGAGGACGTGGTCCGCGTGGCGGAGGAGGCGCGCCAGTACAGCTTCGCCACCGTGTGCGTGAACAGCGTGCATGTGGCCACGGCGGCGCGCGTGCTGGCCGGCGCGCATGCCGTGCCCATCGCCGTGGTGGGCTTCCCGCTGGGCGCGTCGCTGCCCGCAGCCAAGGCCTTCGAGGCGCGCGAGTCCATCCGCGCGGGCGCGCGGGAAATCGACATGGTGATCAACGTGGGCGCGCTCAAGGCCCGGGATTACCGCCTGGTGCACCAGGACATCGCCGCGGTCGTGGAGGCGAGCCACCCGCTGCCCGTGAAGGTCATCCTGGAGACGGGGCTGCTGACGGACGAGGAGAAGGTCGTCGCGTGCGCGCTGTCCAAGGCGGCCGGCGCGGCCTTCGTGAAGACGTCCACGGGTTTTGGCCCTGGCGGCGCGACGGTGAAGGACATCGAGCTGATGCGCCAGACCGTGGGCGATGACGTGGGCGTGAAGGCCTCCGGTGGGGTGCGCTCCGCCGAGGACGCGCTGAAGATGATCCGCGCGGGCGCCAACCGCATTGGTGCGTCGTCATCCGTTGCCATCGTCACCGGGCAGATCTCCACCGCGCAGTACTGA